One Halobacterium wangiae genomic window, CAGCGCGTCGTTCTCCGGGACGAGTCGCGGCCCGACGCGGGCGCCGTCGGCGGTCACCTCGCCGATGAGCCGCACCGTCCGGCCGTCCTCGGCGGCGAGTTCCAGCGCCGACGGCGGCACGTTGGTGATGCCCTCGACGTCGACGTCCGCCAGGGTGTAGCCGCCGCCGTGGATGACGTTCGCGAGGATGGCGCACTTCAGCGCGGCGTCGGTGCCCTCGACGTCGAACGTGGGGTCGGCCTCCGCGACGCCGAGGTCCTGTGCCTCCGCGAGCACGTGCTCGTAGGAGGGGCCCTCGGCGGCCATCCGCGTGAGGATGAAGTTCGCCGTCCCGTTGAGCACGCCGCGGGCCGCGCTCACGCGCTCCGCGCCGACGCCCTCGATGGTGGAGAGCGCCGGGATGGCGCCGGCCACCGTCGCCTCGAAGCGCACTTCGCCGTCGCTGGCGCGTTCGAGTTCGCGCACGTCGTCGTAACGCTCGGCGACTGGCCCCTTGTTCGCGAGCACGACGTGGCGGTCGGCTTCGAGCGCCGCCCGGACGTGACCGAACCCGGGCTCCGCGTCCCCGAGCGTCGTCGGCGTCGCCTCCACGAGCACGTCGTAGTCGGCGACCAGCGCGTCCTCGGGGGCGGCGTCACCGACGGTCCCCGTCTCGTCCTTCCGTTCGAGTGCGGCCGCGACGTCGATTCCCGCCGCGTCGACCACGGCGCTCGTCGAGTCCGCCAGCGCCACGACCGAGTGACCGTACTCTCCCGCCAGTTCCGCCACGGAGCGACCGACGTCGCCCACACCGACGATGGCGAGTCTCACAGTTCACCCACGAGCGGTTCGACGACCGAGAGGTCCTTCTCCGCGGCGATGCCCCGAACCGTCTCCAGGGTCTGTTCGGCGCTCCCGGACTGGACGGCCAGACGGAGTCGCGCGCTCGAGACCCCGTCTGTCCCCTCCTCGTCGGTGAGCGAGAAGTCCGCGACCGACGCGCTCGAACAGGACTCCAGTCGCGAGAGCGTGTCCGAGAGGTCGGTGTCCACGAGGTCGCCGACCAGGATGACGGTGATGGCCTCGCCGTACCGCTCGGAGTCGGCGGCGATGACCGCCACGCCGGCGTCCCGTAGTGCTTCTACGATCTGCTCGAAGCGGTGGGGCGCACACTCCAGGTCGACCTCTACGGGGATGTGCCCGCGGGGCGTAAGCGACCCGCGCTCGTGGAATATCGACAGCAGGTTGCCGCCGTTGTTCGCGATGGG contains:
- a CDS encoding amino acid-binding protein encodes the protein MVAVSETANRAHTLRLELVDEPGELLRALEPIANNGGNLLSIFHERGSLTPRGHIPVEVDLECAPHRFEQIVEALRDAGVAVIAADSERYGEAITVILVGDLVDTDLSDTLSRLESCSSASVADFSLTDEEGTDGVSSARLRLAVQSGSAEQTLETVRGIAAEKDLSVVEPLVGEL
- a CDS encoding homoserine dehydrogenase, whose protein sequence is MRLAIVGVGDVGRSVAELAGEYGHSVVALADSTSAVVDAAGIDVAAALERKDETGTVGDAAPEDALVADYDVLVEATPTTLGDAEPGFGHVRAALEADRHVVLANKGPVAERYDDVRELERASDGEVRFEATVAGAIPALSTIEGVGAERVSAARGVLNGTANFILTRMAAEGPSYEHVLAEAQDLGVAEADPTFDVEGTDAALKCAILANVIHGGGYTLADVDVEGITNVPPSALELAAEDGRTVRLIGEVTADGARVGPRLVPENDALAVSGTMNIVQLETEHAGRLNISGRGAGGPETATAVLADVGRLD